One Aegilops tauschii subsp. strangulata cultivar AL8/78 chromosome 7, Aet v6.0, whole genome shotgun sequence genomic window carries:
- the LOC109773276 gene encoding protein STRICTOSIDINE SYNTHASE-LIKE 10-like has protein sequence MGCGMSRLLKATVALVILVLLFMPGAMAAAAASFDASRTQQLPLPHGEVHRPESVAFDAQGRGPYSVSDGRILRWNGPKLGWTTYAYGPGYDSETCTTSRFGTEADIESCCGRPLGLRFNEKTGDLYVADAYKGLMRVPPGGGEATVLADQIDGMPLRFTNGVDVDQVTGQVYFTHSSMNYDRSEHEMVTKTGDSTGRLMMYDPRTSDVIMLQPRMTYPNGVSLSTDRTHLVVASTGPCKLLRHWIRGVDAGKSEPFADLPGYPDNVRPDRKGGYWVALHREKNELPFGRDSHLLAVRVGADGKIVEQMRGSKKVRPTEIMERDDGKLYLGSVELPYVGVVKRK, from the coding sequence ATGGGCTGCGGCATGAGCCGCCTCCTCAAGGCCACCGTCGCTCTCGTCATACTCGTCCTTCTCTTCATGCCCGGGGCcatggcagccgccgccgcaagcttcgaCGCCTCCCGGACACAGCAGCTGCCCCTGCCGCACGGAGAAGTGCACCGGCCGGAGAGCGTCGCCTTCGACGCTCAGGGCCGAGGCCCGTACAGCGTATCCGACGGCCGTATCCTGAGGTGGAATGGGCCCAAGCTCGGCTGGACAACATACGCCTACGGACCAGGCTACGACAGCGAAACGTGCACGACATCCAGGTTTGGCACGGAGGCGGACATAGAGAGCTGCTGCGGCCGCCCGCTTGGCCTGCGCTTCAACGAGAAAACGGGCGACCTCTACGTGGCCGATGCGTACAAAGGGCTTATGCGTGTGCCGCCCGGCGGTGGGGAGGCCACCGTGTTGGCCGACCAGATTGATGGCATGCCGTTGCGCTTCACCAACGGGGTTGACGTCGATCAAGTCACCGGTCAAGTCTACTTCACCCACAGCTCGATGAACTACGACAGGTCTGAACACGAGATGGTCACCAAGACGGGGGACTCCACGGGCCGCCTCATGATGTATGATCCACGAACATCGGACGTCATCATGCTCCAACCTAGGATGACATACCCGAACGGTGTCTCGCTCAGCACCGACCGCACGCACCTCGTGGTCGCATCTACCGGCCCATGCAAGCTGCTGAGGCACTGGATAAGAGGGGTCGACGCGGGCAAGTCCGAGCCATTTGCCGACCTGCCGGGCTACCCAGATAATGTCAGGCCCGACAGGAAAGGAGGTTATTGGGTGGCGTTGCACCGTGAGAAGAATGAGTTGCCTTTTGGCCGTGATAGCCATCTTCTTGCTGTCAGGGTCGGGGCCGATGGGAAGATAGTCGAGCAGATGAGAGGGTCAAAGAAAGTCAGGCCAACCGAGATCATGGAAAGAGATGACGGCAAACTCTACCTGGGTTCGGTGGAGCTTCCTTATGTCGGCGTAGTAAAAAGGAAGTAG